The sequence GGGGGCGATGCAGTTAACGCGCACCTTAGGTGCCCATTCTGCTGCGAGTGCTTTGGTGAGTCCTTCCACTGCTCCTTTGGCCGTACTAATCAGGCTGTGATTAGCGAAGCCTTGGCTCACGGCAATCGTTGAGAATAAAACGACACTGCCATTCGCTTTTTTGAGCCCCTTCTCTGCGGCTCTTAAAGCGCGCACGGCACCCAGCACATTCAGCTCGTAAGTCAGTAAATATTCATCATCTTTAGTGGATTTAAAGGGCTTGAGGTCAATACTGCCAATGCAATAAGCGAGGCCTTTAATGCCCTCGCCACTGTCGGCAGAAGCAATGGTATG comes from Rickettsiales bacterium and encodes:
- a CDS encoding SDR family oxidoreductase, which produces MSAPKTISDLAGYETVQTASLDVLEAEAVEHTIASADSGEGIKGLAYCIGSIDLKPFKSTKDDEYLLTYELNVLGAVRALRAAEKGLKKANGSVVLFSTIAVSQGFANHSLISTAKGAVEGLTKALAAEWAPKVRVNCIAPSLSDTPLAKPLTSSEQMANSIAAMHPIPRLGTPDDSAALAKFLLTEESGWISGQVMHVDGGRSTLRTKG